In the genome of Streptomyces racemochromogenes, one region contains:
- a CDS encoding M14 family metallopeptidase, whose amino-acid sequence MRLHTRRRAAVTAALLALALGAPAYGMSATAAPPPTPSTATQDEAIAQYEIQGPSTAAERTALLRTGASIDEVDARSVVVSADPMQARSLRALGYALTPLPGPPDRGERGVAASPMDFPSADSRYHNYAEAKAEIDQRIAQYPGIMSKQVIGKSYEGRDLIAIKISDNVGTDEAEPEVLFTAHQHAREHLTVEMALYLLKEFGSKYGTESRITNMVNQREIWIIPDLNPDGGEYDIATGSYRSWRKNRQPNSGSSYVGTDENRNWDYKWGCCGGSSSSKSSETYRGPAAASAPEVKAVSDFVRTRVVGGKQQITAAIDFHTYSELVLWPFGYTYNDTAPGLTADDLAVYKKIGTSMAASNGYTPEQSSDLYITDGTIDDWLWGNQKIFAYTFEMYPANGGGGFYPPDEVIDRETARNKEAVLQLLENADCMYRSIGKEAQYCA is encoded by the coding sequence ATGCGGCTCCACACCCGCCGGAGGGCCGCCGTCACGGCGGCCCTGCTGGCGCTCGCGCTCGGCGCACCCGCCTACGGCATGAGCGCGACGGCAGCACCGCCGCCCACCCCGTCCACGGCGACGCAGGACGAGGCCATCGCCCAGTACGAGATCCAGGGCCCCTCCACGGCCGCCGAACGCACGGCCCTGCTGCGCACCGGGGCCTCGATCGACGAGGTGGACGCCCGCTCGGTCGTGGTCAGCGCCGACCCCATGCAGGCCCGGAGCCTGCGCGCGCTCGGGTACGCGCTGACCCCGCTGCCCGGCCCGCCGGACCGCGGCGAGCGCGGCGTCGCGGCGTCACCGATGGACTTCCCCTCGGCCGACTCCAGGTACCACAACTACGCCGAGGCCAAGGCCGAGATCGACCAGCGCATCGCCCAGTACCCCGGGATCATGAGCAAGCAGGTCATCGGGAAGTCGTACGAGGGCCGCGACCTCATCGCCATCAAGATCAGCGACAACGTCGGCACGGACGAGGCCGAACCCGAGGTCCTCTTCACGGCCCACCAGCACGCCCGCGAGCACCTGACCGTGGAAATGGCCCTGTACCTGCTCAAGGAGTTCGGCTCCAAGTACGGCACCGAGAGCCGGATCACGAACATGGTCAACCAGCGCGAGATCTGGATCATCCCGGACCTCAACCCGGACGGCGGCGAGTACGACATCGCCACCGGCTCCTACCGCTCCTGGCGCAAGAACCGCCAGCCCAACAGCGGCTCCTCCTACGTCGGCACCGACGAGAACCGCAACTGGGACTACAAGTGGGGCTGCTGCGGCGGCTCCAGCAGCAGCAAGAGCTCCGAGACCTACCGCGGACCGGCCGCGGCCTCCGCACCCGAGGTGAAGGCCGTCTCCGACTTCGTCCGCACCCGTGTGGTCGGCGGCAAGCAGCAGATCACCGCCGCCATCGACTTCCACACGTACAGCGAACTGGTGCTGTGGCCGTTCGGCTACACCTACAACGACACCGCGCCGGGCCTGACGGCCGACGACCTCGCCGTGTACAAGAAGATCGGCACGAGCATGGCCGCCAGCAACGGCTACACGCCCGAACAGTCGAGCGACCTGTACATCACCGACGGCACGATCGACGACTGGCTGTGGGGCAACCAGAAGATCTTCGCCTACACCTTCGAGATGTACCCGGCGAACGGCGGCGGCGGCTTCTACCCGCCCGACGAGGTCATCGACCGCGAGACGGCGCGCAACAAGGAAGCGGTGCTCCAGCTGCTGGAGAACGCGGACTGCATGTACCGCTCGATCGGCAAGGAAGCCCAGTACTGCGCGTAG
- a CDS encoding RidA family protein, translating to MSEKTAVTPESHPAPPAKFSHGVRKGNILQVAGQVGYLPHVEGQPPTTAGPTLREQTLQTLENVRSVLEAGDASWDDVVMIRVYLTDTGHFAEMNEIYNAYFDEQGVKVPAARTTVYVGLPAGLLVEIDALAVLG from the coding sequence GTGAGCGAGAAGACCGCCGTCACCCCCGAGTCGCACCCCGCCCCGCCCGCCAAGTTCTCGCACGGCGTCCGCAAGGGCAACATCCTCCAGGTCGCCGGCCAGGTCGGTTACCTGCCGCACGTCGAGGGGCAGCCGCCCACCACCGCCGGGCCGACGCTGCGCGAGCAGACCCTCCAGACGCTGGAGAACGTCCGCTCCGTGCTGGAGGCCGGCGACGCGTCCTGGGACGACGTGGTGATGATCCGCGTCTACCTGACCGACACCGGCCACTTCGCCGAGATGAACGAGATCTACAACGCCTACTTCGACGAGCAGGGCGTGAAGGTTCCCGCCGCCCGCACCACGGTGTACGTGGGCCTGCCCGCCGGGCTGCTGGTCGAGATCGACGCCCTGGCGGTGCTCGGCTGA
- a CDS encoding amino acid deaminase — protein sequence MASDAVRRLADEPVDHRFKGLPPDAQAAGLTVGELAAQGRDLYTGGFTTPVLTLDADALEHNLTVLGEYSARHGLAFAPHGKTCMAPQLFERQLAHGAWGITAAVPHQARVYRAFGIPRIFLANELVDPAALRWVAAELVADPGFRFVCYVDSVRGVQLMDRALQGQGARIDVVVELGAGEGARTGARTDEDCRAVADAVAATGTLRLVGIAGYEAEVPDADPEKVHAWLRRLTGLAAEFDKAGRFGTDVEEIVVSAGGSAWFDAVADVFAELPELSRPVLKLLRSGAYVSHDHGWYGRLTPFNRVPAEGGLRPAFRLWTQVVSRPSPTQAFVNAGKRDVAYDLGLPEAELVRDALDGTERPATGIRVVKLSDQHAWLETGSAEDLQVGDWVALGMSHPCTIFEKWPLIPVVGADGRVGDYVRTFF from the coding sequence ATGGCCAGCGACGCAGTCCGCCGGCTCGCCGACGAACCGGTCGACCACCGGTTCAAGGGCCTGCCCCCGGACGCCCAGGCGGCCGGCCTCACCGTCGGGGAGCTCGCCGCGCAGGGGCGGGACCTGTACACCGGCGGGTTCACCACCCCCGTCCTGACCCTCGACGCCGACGCGCTCGAACACAACCTCACGGTCCTCGGCGAGTACTCCGCCCGCCACGGCCTCGCCTTCGCGCCCCACGGCAAGACCTGCATGGCCCCCCAGCTGTTCGAGCGCCAGCTCGCCCACGGCGCCTGGGGCATCACCGCCGCCGTCCCCCACCAGGCCCGCGTCTACCGCGCCTTCGGGATCCCGCGGATCTTCCTCGCCAACGAGCTCGTCGACCCCGCCGCCCTGCGCTGGGTCGCCGCGGAGCTCGTCGCCGACCCCGGCTTCCGGTTCGTCTGCTACGTCGACTCCGTGCGCGGGGTCCAGCTCATGGACCGGGCCCTCCAGGGCCAGGGCGCCCGCATCGACGTCGTCGTCGAGCTCGGCGCCGGCGAGGGGGCGCGCACGGGGGCCCGTACCGACGAGGACTGCCGGGCCGTCGCCGACGCCGTCGCCGCCACCGGCACCCTCCGCCTCGTCGGCATCGCCGGCTACGAGGCCGAGGTGCCCGACGCCGACCCGGAGAAGGTCCACGCCTGGCTGCGCCGGCTCACCGGACTCGCCGCCGAGTTCGACAAGGCCGGGCGGTTCGGCACCGACGTCGAGGAGATCGTCGTCAGCGCCGGCGGCTCCGCCTGGTTCGACGCCGTCGCCGACGTGTTCGCGGAACTGCCCGAGCTGTCCCGGCCCGTGCTGAAGTTGCTGCGCTCCGGTGCGTACGTCTCCCACGACCACGGCTGGTACGGCCGCCTGACCCCCTTCAACCGGGTCCCCGCGGAGGGCGGACTGCGCCCCGCCTTCCGGCTCTGGACGCAGGTCGTCTCCCGCCCCTCCCCCACCCAGGCCTTCGTCAACGCCGGCAAGCGCGACGTCGCCTACGACCTCGGCCTGCCCGAGGCCGAACTGGTACGCGACGCCCTCGACGGCACCGAACGCCCCGCCACCGGCATCCGCGTCGTCAAGCTCTCCGACCAGCACGCCTGGCTGGAGACCGGCTCCGCCGAGGACCTCCAGGTCGGCGACTGGGTGGCGCTCGGCATGTCGCACCCCTGCACCATCTTCGAGAAGTGGCCGCTGATCCCGGTCGTCGGGGCCGACGGCAGGGTCGGCGACTACGTCCGCACCTTCTTCTAG
- a CDS encoding D-aminoacylase, with amino-acid sequence MDLVIRGARVVDGTGGPSYTADVAVHEGRIAAIGRIPSGGRETLDAHGLALAPGFTDMHAHSDLALLRDPDHSAKAAQGVTLEVLGQDGLSYAPADEPTLAGVRTAIAGWNGPGDDVDFDWRTVGEYLDRLDRAHGGHGTAVNAAYLVPQGTVRAYALGWDDRPATPAELDRMRLLVAEGLEQGAVGLSSGLTYTPGMYATGSELTELCEVVARYGGYYCPHHRSYGRGALAAYAEMLTLTREAGCALHLAHATMNFRENRGRAPELLALLDAALADGADVTLDSYPYTPGCTTLAALLPGWAHEGGPEALLARLRDEDTARRIRYALEVEGSDGCHGVPVDWATVEVSGTNDPAYGGHVGTRLDGWDTARRLLIGDRLGPTVLQHVGHEENVRAIMRHPVHTGGSDGILHGAKPHPRAHGTFPHYLGHYVRELGVLTLEECVAHLSGRPAARLRLPDRGLVREGFRADLVLFDPDTVAAGSTYERPRALPTGIPHVLIDGRFVMRDGKRTDVLAGRAVRRTPVPA; translated from the coding sequence GTGGACCTCGTCATCCGGGGCGCCCGTGTCGTCGACGGCACGGGCGGGCCCTCGTACACCGCGGACGTCGCCGTGCACGAGGGCCGGATCGCCGCCATCGGCCGGATCCCGTCCGGCGGACGGGAGACCCTCGACGCCCACGGGCTGGCCCTGGCCCCCGGGTTCACGGACATGCACGCCCACAGCGACCTCGCGCTGCTCCGCGACCCGGACCACTCGGCCAAGGCCGCCCAGGGCGTCACCCTCGAAGTCCTCGGCCAGGACGGCCTGTCCTACGCGCCCGCCGACGAACCGACCCTGGCCGGCGTACGCACCGCCATCGCCGGCTGGAACGGCCCCGGCGACGACGTCGACTTCGACTGGCGGACCGTCGGCGAGTACCTCGACCGGCTCGACCGCGCCCACGGCGGCCACGGCACCGCCGTCAACGCCGCCTACCTCGTCCCGCAGGGCACCGTCCGCGCGTACGCCCTCGGCTGGGACGACCGCCCCGCCACCCCCGCCGAACTCGACCGGATGCGCCTGCTCGTCGCCGAGGGCCTGGAACAGGGCGCCGTCGGCCTGTCCTCCGGGCTCACCTACACCCCCGGCATGTACGCCACCGGCTCCGAACTCACCGAACTGTGCGAGGTCGTGGCCCGGTACGGCGGCTACTACTGCCCGCACCACCGCTCGTACGGGCGCGGCGCGCTCGCCGCGTACGCCGAGATGCTCACCCTCACCCGCGAGGCCGGCTGCGCCCTGCACCTGGCCCACGCCACCATGAACTTCCGCGAGAACCGGGGCCGGGCCCCCGAACTGCTGGCCCTCCTCGACGCGGCCCTCGCCGACGGCGCCGACGTCACCCTCGACAGCTACCCGTACACCCCCGGCTGCACCACCCTCGCCGCGCTGCTCCCCGGCTGGGCCCACGAGGGCGGCCCCGAGGCCCTGCTGGCGCGGCTGCGCGACGAGGACACCGCCCGGCGGATCCGGTACGCGCTGGAGGTGGAGGGCTCCGACGGCTGCCACGGCGTACCGGTGGACTGGGCGACCGTGGAGGTCTCCGGGACGAACGACCCCGCGTACGGCGGCCACGTCGGCACCCGCCTCGACGGCTGGGACACCGCGCGGCGGCTGCTGATCGGCGACCGGCTCGGGCCGACCGTCCTCCAGCACGTGGGCCACGAGGAGAACGTCCGGGCGATCATGCGCCATCCCGTCCACACCGGCGGCTCCGACGGCATCCTGCACGGCGCGAAGCCGCACCCCCGCGCCCACGGCACCTTCCCGCACTACCTCGGCCACTACGTGCGCGAGCTGGGCGTGCTGACCCTGGAGGAGTGCGTGGCCCACCTGTCGGGCCGCCCGGCGGCACGGCTGCGGCTGCCCGACCGGGGACTCGTCCGCGAGGGCTTCCGCGCCGACCTGGTCCTCTTCGACCCGGACACGGTCGCGGCCGGGTCCACGTACGAGCGGCCGCGCGCCCTGCCGACGGGCATCCCGCACGTCCTGATCGACGGACGGTTCGTCATGCGGGACGGGAAGCGGACGGACGTCCTGGCCGGACGGGCCGTCCGCAGAACCCCCGTCCCGGCGTAG
- a CDS encoding YdcF family protein has translation MAVFLLPAVFFLAFCVSAFKDRRRFSNAVLLGLTCITLAATLLFKVAALPAWAALAIFALAFTAPVLGTLAIGGFLIANGVTMIRKEGRRPANLLSMLAGLGIFGMIALLIAVPMFHSTVLTGMATTLTLVVGYVAFIFLCFLGYAFLYGRIKVRGDVDHVVMLGSGLIGGDRVPPLLASRLRKGQQIYEAQLARGSRPPVLLTSGGKGSDERVSEARAMADWLIAEGVPAEHVRLEENSATTEENMLFSKGIMLADEPGYRCVVVTNNFHAFRAAMLARKTGVNGQVLGSPTARYFLPSALLREFVAVFWEHRVVNLSICGALAAIGALATLTAVV, from the coding sequence ATGGCCGTCTTCCTCCTCCCCGCCGTCTTCTTCCTCGCCTTCTGCGTGAGCGCCTTCAAGGACCGCCGCCGCTTCAGCAACGCCGTGCTGCTCGGCCTGACCTGCATCACGCTGGCGGCGACGCTGCTCTTCAAGGTGGCGGCCCTGCCCGCGTGGGCGGCCCTGGCGATCTTCGCGCTGGCGTTCACCGCGCCCGTGCTCGGCACGCTGGCGATCGGCGGCTTCCTGATCGCCAACGGCGTCACGATGATCCGCAAGGAGGGCCGGCGCCCGGCCAACCTGCTGTCGATGCTCGCGGGACTGGGCATCTTCGGGATGATCGCGCTGCTGATCGCCGTCCCGATGTTCCACTCCACCGTCCTGACCGGCATGGCCACGACGCTGACCCTGGTCGTCGGCTACGTCGCCTTCATCTTCCTGTGCTTCCTCGGCTACGCCTTCCTCTACGGCCGGATCAAGGTCCGCGGGGACGTCGACCACGTGGTCATGCTGGGCTCCGGCCTGATCGGCGGGGACCGGGTGCCGCCGCTGCTGGCCTCCCGGCTGCGCAAGGGGCAGCAGATCTACGAGGCCCAGCTGGCCCGCGGCTCCCGCCCGCCGGTGCTGCTCACCTCGGGCGGCAAGGGGTCCGACGAGCGGGTCTCCGAGGCGCGGGCCATGGCCGACTGGCTGATCGCCGAGGGCGTGCCGGCGGAGCACGTGCGACTGGAGGAGAACTCGGCCACGACCGAGGAGAACATGCTCTTCTCGAAGGGGATCATGCTGGCGGACGAGCCGGGCTACCGGTGCGTGGTCGTCACCAACAACTTCCACGCCTTCCGCGCCGCGATGCTGGCCCGCAAGACGGGGGTCAACGGGCAGGTCCTCGGCTCGCCGACGGCCCGCTACTTCCTGCCGAGCGCCCTGCTGCGCGAGTTCGTCGCGGTGTTCTGGGAGCACCGGGTGGTCAACCTGTCGATCTGCGGGGCGCTGGCCGCGATCGGCGCCCTCGCCACCCTGACCGCGGTGGTCTAG
- a CDS encoding carbohydrate-binding protein, with translation MLKRHARAACTALAAAGLLLAGTTAAGAATPTGDPAAPQKSATATLRPGDTPAELLTALRRDLGLTPAQARDRLTHEAEAGATAARLRARLGAAFAGAWVDGADSATLTVATTRAADAAAIRAAGAEAKVVSRSLAGLDAVKAGLDRAATAETPVRYVDPRTNTLVVEETRPGAAAGLLAATGTDPALVTVVRTAAERAPRPLYDLRGGDAYYMNGQGRCSVGFPVTKGTAQGFATAGHCGRVGTTTSGFNQVAQGSFQASVFPGNDMAWVAANTSWTATPYVKGSGGANVQVTGSVLQPVGSSVCRSGSTTGWHCGTVQQQNTSVTYPEGTISGVTRTTVCAEPGDSGGSYISGSQAQGVTSGGSGDCTSGGTTFFQPLNPILSAYGLTLKVTGSDPGPGPGPGPEDPQPGGTWKAGTVYAAGDTVTYGGAAYRCLQGHQAQTGWEPSVVPALWQKL, from the coding sequence ACCCCCACCGGGGACCCGGCCGCACCGCAGAAGTCCGCGACGGCCACCCTGCGCCCCGGCGACACGCCCGCCGAGCTGCTCACCGCCCTCCGGCGCGACCTCGGCCTGACCCCCGCGCAGGCCAGGGACCGCCTCACCCACGAGGCCGAGGCGGGCGCCACCGCCGCCCGGCTGCGCGCCCGGCTGGGCGCCGCCTTCGCCGGGGCCTGGGTCGACGGGGCCGACTCCGCCACCCTGACGGTGGCCACCACCCGCGCCGCCGACGCCGCCGCGATACGCGCGGCCGGGGCGGAGGCGAAGGTCGTCAGCCGCTCCCTCGCCGGCCTGGACGCCGTGAAGGCGGGGCTCGACCGGGCCGCCACCGCCGAGACGCCCGTCCGGTACGTCGACCCGCGCACCAACACCCTCGTCGTCGAGGAGACCCGGCCCGGCGCGGCCGCCGGGCTGCTGGCCGCCACCGGCACCGACCCCGCGCTCGTGACGGTCGTGCGCACCGCCGCCGAGCGGGCCCCGCGCCCGCTGTACGACCTGCGCGGCGGGGACGCGTACTACATGAACGGCCAGGGCCGCTGCTCCGTCGGCTTCCCGGTCACCAAGGGCACCGCCCAGGGCTTCGCCACCGCCGGCCACTGCGGCCGCGTCGGCACCACCACCAGCGGCTTCAACCAGGTCGCCCAGGGCTCGTTCCAGGCGTCGGTGTTCCCGGGCAACGACATGGCGTGGGTCGCCGCCAACACCAGCTGGACCGCCACCCCGTACGTCAAGGGCAGCGGCGGCGCGAACGTCCAGGTCACCGGCTCCGTCCTGCAGCCCGTCGGCTCCTCCGTCTGCCGCTCCGGATCGACCACCGGCTGGCACTGCGGAACCGTCCAGCAGCAAAACACCAGCGTCACCTACCCCGAGGGCACCATCTCGGGCGTCACCCGGACCACGGTCTGCGCCGAGCCCGGCGACTCCGGCGGCTCCTACATCTCCGGCAGCCAGGCCCAGGGCGTCACCTCGGGCGGCTCCGGCGACTGCACCAGCGGCGGCACCACCTTCTTCCAGCCGCTGAACCCGATCCTGTCGGCGTACGGCCTGACCCTCAAGGTCACCGGCTCCGACCCGGGCCCCGGCCCCGGCCCCGGCCCCGAGGACCCGCAGCCCGGCGGCACCTGGAAGGCCGGCACCGTCTACGCGGCCGGGGACACCGTCACGTACGGCGGCGCGGCCTACCGCTGCCTCCAGGGCCACCAGGCCCAGACGGGCTGGGAGCCGTCGGTGGTCCCGGCGCTCTGGCAGAAGCTGTAA